The following proteins are encoded in a genomic region of Pseudomonadota bacterium:
- a CDS encoding Dabb family protein encodes MIRHVVLCKFRTSVSEEKRENAINTLNTLGQSIPEVGEWSMGKQALPSKTAYDLAIVSSFENAEALERYRNHPSHIGIKNLLTEIADLAVVDYEY; translated from the coding sequence ATGATTAGACATGTAGTTCTCTGTAAGTTTCGTACCTCAGTATCCGAAGAAAAACGCGAGAATGCCATAAATACCCTCAATACTCTGGGACAATCTATTCCCGAGGTGGGAGAATGGAGTATGGGCAAGCAAGCTCTCCCTTCGAAGACAGCTTATGACCTGGCAATAGTTTCAAGTTTTGAGAATGCGGAAGCATTAGAAAGATACAGGAATCATCCCAGCCACATCGGAATAAAGAATCTTCTGACTGAAATAGCGGATTTGGCTGTCGTTGATTATGAATATTAG